Proteins from a genomic interval of Gossypium hirsutum isolate 1008001.06 chromosome A09, Gossypium_hirsutum_v2.1, whole genome shotgun sequence:
- the LOC107889099 gene encoding isoleucine--tRNA ligase, chloroplastic/mitochondrial isoform X3 produces MSFFKSVAANSSVFTPREAKMAMRQPSTYGVLSQRAGSSIRKTTSVNLLYFRGSSSVRVFSFLNIARYSSCSGEEFYSSSKRRSRGPVMAAKKASQGQKEEEGRYKHTVDLPKTTFGMRANALVREPEIQKLWDDHQVFKRVVDKNDGLLFQGNFVLHDGPPYANGDLHMGHALNKILKDIINRYKLLQNYKVHFVPGWDCHGLPIELKVLQSLDQDARKDLTPLKLRAKAAKFAKATVKAQMSSFQRFGVWADWNNPYLTLDPKYEAAQIEVFGEMALKGHIYRGRKPVHWSPSSRTALAEAELEYPEGHVSRSIYALFRMVSTPSSKESLLEEFFPDICLAIWTTTPWTVPANAAVAVNAKLQYAVVEAKSLSEDVHLSAGNKKKRLGNIVTEPKMPFFIVASDLVPTLEAKWGIKLIVKKTLSGSDLENCRYIHPINNMECPVVIGGDYITTESGTGLVHTAPGHGQEDYVTGLKYGLPIYSPVDDDGKFTEEAGQFNGLDVLGDGNAAVVKYLDETLSIIMEESYEHKYPYDWRTKKPTIFRATEQWFASVEGFRQAAMDAIGHVKWIPAQAQNRISSMTSSRSDWCISRQRTWGLPIPVFYHVTSREPLMNKETIDHIKSIIAQKGSDAWWYMTVEDLLPEEYCDTASEYEKGTDTMDVWFDSGSSWAAVLGERDCLNFPADLYLEGTDQHRGWFQSSLLTSIATKGKAPYSSVITHGFVLDEKGLKMSKSLGNVVDPHTIIEGGKNQKEAPGYGADIMRLWVSSVDYTGDVMIGPQILRQISDVYRKLRGTLRYLLGNLHDWKVENAVSYQELPMIDRHALFQLENVVKNIREGYENYQFFKIFQIIQRFVNVDLSNFYFDIAKDRLYVGVIAPILPHLAEDVWQNLPFQYTIKDGSIAGFVFESKWPSVNEKWLTFPAEEVDFWGKVLELRTEVNKVLEIARTGKLIGSSLEAKVYLHVSDASLASRLLEMCSANNDADALHRIFLTSQVEVVPSLDHELVQNISHTGEYVVEDDRVWIGVSRADGSKCERCWNYSPQVGSFTEHPTLCGRCFNVVGIQPTPAMAAAIS; encoded by the exons ATGTCTTTCTTCAAATCAGTTGCGGCAAATTCGTCTGTTTTCACTCCCAGGGAAGCCAAAATGGCGATGCGGCAACCTTCTACTTATGGG GTATTGTCGCAAAGAGCTGGTTCATCTATTAGGAAAACCACTTCTGTTAACTTACTTTATTTCAGAGGAAGCTCTTCAGTTAGAGTCTTCTCTTTCTTAAATATTGCACGCTATTCAAGTTGTTCCGGAGAGGAGTTTTATTCTTCTTCAAAGAGAAGATCTAGAGGACCTGTTATGGCTGCAAAGAAAGCATCTCAAG GtcaaaaggaagaagaaggaaggTACAAGCATACTGTTGATTTACCGAAGACAACATTCGGCATGAGGGCTAATGCTTTGGTGAGGGAACCTGAAATTCAAAAACTGTGGGATGACCATCAAGTGTTCAAGAGAGTTGTTGATAAAAATGATGGG TTACTTTTTCAGGGAAATTTTGTCCTTCATGACGGCCCTCCATATGCCAATGGTGATCTACACATGGGTCATGCATTAAATAAGATATTAAAGGATATAATTAACCGTTATAAG CTTCTTCAAAATTATAAAGTTCATTTTGTGCCTGGTTGGGATTGTCATGGCCTGCCAATTGAGTTGAAAG TTCTTCAATCATTGGATCAAGATGCCAGAAAGGATCTAACACCACTGAAATTGAGAGCGAAGGCTGCCAAATTTGCCAAAGCAACTGTCAAAGCTCAAATGTCATCATTTCAG CGCTTTGGAGTTTGGGCAGACTGGAATAATCCTTATCTAACATTAGATCCAAAATATGAAGCTGCCCAG ATTGAAGTGTTTGGCGAGATGGCACTTAAAGGTCATATATATAGGGGAAGGAAACCAGTTCATTGGAGTCCATCGTCACGTACAGCACTTGCAGAGGCTGAATTGGAG TATCCGGAGGGTCATGTTTCAAGAAGCATTTATGCTCTTTTTAGAATGGTCAGTACACCTTCAAGTAAAGAGAGCTTATTGGAAGAATTCTTTCCAGATATATGCCTAGCAATATGGACTACAACTCCGTGGACTGTTCCAGCCAATGCTG CTGTTGCGGTGAATGCCAAGCTTCAATATGCTGTTGTTGAAGCAAAATCATTGTCAGAAGATGTCCACCTATCTGctggaaataaaaagaaaagacttGGAAATATTGTGACAGAACCAAAGATGCCTTTCTTTATAGTGGCATCTGATCTTGTCCCAACATTAGAAGCAAAATGGGGAATTAAGCTCATTGTCAAGAAAACACTATCGGGTTCTGATCTTGAAAACTGCAG GTATATTCATCCAATTAACAACATGGAATGTCCTGTTGTCATCGGAGGAGATTACATTACTACAGAATCAGGAACTGGATTGGTTCATACAGCCCCTGGTCATGGTCAGGAGGATTATGTGACTGGTCTGAAATATGGACTGCCTATATATTCTCCAGTAGATGATGATGGAAAGTTCACCGAGGAAGCTGGGCAGTTTAATGGGCTTGATGTTCTTGGAGATGGTAATGCTGCAGTTGTCAAATACTTGGATGAAACATTGTCCATTATAATGGAAGAATCATATG AACATAAGTATCCATACGATTGGCGTACAAAGAAGCCTACTATATTTAGGGCAACTGAACAATGGTTTGCATCAGTGGAAGGCTTTCGTCAGGCTGCTATGGATGCTATTGGTCATGTAAAATGGATTCCTGCTCAG GCACAAAATAGAATATCTTCCATGACTTCCAGCCGCTCTGATTGGTGCATATCAAGGCAAAGAACATGGGGCCTTCCTATACCTGTCTTTTATCATGTCACTTCAAGGGAACCTCTTATGAACAAAGAAACTATTGATCATATCAAAT CCATTATAGCCCAAAAAGGCAGTGATGCATGGTGGTACATGACAGTGGAGGACCTGCTACCTGAGGAATATTGTGATACAGCATCAGAGTATGAAAAGGGTACAGACACCATGGATGTCTGGTTTGACTCAG GCTCCTCTTGGGCTGCTGTCTTGGGAGAAAGAGACTGCCTTAATTTTCCTGCGGATTTGTATCTTGAGGGTACAGATCAGCACCGTGGGTGGTTCCAGAGTTCCTTGTTAACAAGTATTGCCACAAAAG gaaaggctCCGTATTCCAGTGTTATAACGCATGGATTTGTATTGGATGAGAAGGGTTTAAAGATGAGCAAATCTTTGGGGAATGTTGTAGATCCTCATACCATTATTGAGGGAGGGAAGAACCAGAAG GAAGCACCTGGCTATGGAGCTGATATCATGAGACTCTGGGTTTCTAGTGTAGATTATACTGGTGATGTGATGATTGGGCCACAGATCCTCCGTCAAATATCTGATGTATATAGGAAGCTGAGAGGAACATTGAGATATCTCCTTGGGAATCTGCATGACTGGAAG GTTGAAAATGCTGTCTCTTACCAGGAACTGCCCATGATTGATCGGCATGCACTGTTTCAGCTTGAAAATGTTGTAAAGAATATAAGGGAGGGTTATGAAAATTATCAGTTTTTCAAAATATTCcag ATCATACAACGGTTTGTGAATGTTGATTTGTCAAATTTCTACTTTGATATTGCCAAAGATCGACTTTATGTTGG GGTAATTGCTCCTATTTTGCCACATTTAGCAGAGGATGTATGGCAGAATCTTCCTTTTCAGTATACCATCAAAGATGGTTCTATTGCTGGTTTTGTTTTCGAGTCAAAATGGCCATCTGTGAATGAAAAATGGCTCACATTTCCAGCTGAAGAAGTCGATTTCTGGGGAAAGGTCCTTGAG CTGAGAACCGAGGTAAACAAGGTGCTGGAGATTGCTCGTACCGGGAAGTTAATAGGTTCCAGTCTTGAAGCAAAGGTTTATCTACATGTATCTGATGCCAGCCTGGCGTCTAGATTACTCGAAATGTGTTCAGCTAACAATGATGCAGACGCCTTACACCGCATATTCTTAACGTCTcag GTAGAGGTAGTTCCATCTTTAGACCATGAACTTGTTCAAAATATTTCACATACTGGAGAGTACGTTGTCGAAGATGACAGGGTTTGGATCGGAGTATCAAGGGCCGACGGCTCAAAGTGTGAGCGATGCTGGAATTACTCACCTCAAGTTGGATCTTTTACGGAGCACCCTACCCTTTGTGGCCGTTGTTTTAATGTTGTTGGTATTCAACCAACTCCTGCAATGGCAGCAGCCATCAGCTGA